From the genome of Gemmatimonas phototrophica, one region includes:
- a CDS encoding XrtA system polysaccharide deacetylase translates to MSTSSFVHAFTVDVEEYFHVNAFEPFIDRSAWETFPTRVGIGMDLLLDMLARHNATATFFVLGWVAERQPAILKRIVDGGHEVASHGYWHRRVVTETPQAFALDVRRARDVIEQITGKAVQGYRAPSFSIIRASEWALDILAETGHLYDSSQFPIRRPGYGSPHVALNAHLVNTASGPLMEVPLTVWELLGMRLPASGGGWFRQFPEWVTLAAFRHCAANGRAGNFYIHPWELDAQQPRQPVSLVTSVRHYRGIEETPARLERLLGALQFRSICEVHNALLSQVMGAPRHV, encoded by the coding sequence ATGAGCACTTCCTCGTTCGTCCATGCCTTCACGGTAGACGTGGAGGAGTATTTTCACGTCAATGCGTTCGAACCGTTCATTGATCGCTCGGCGTGGGAGACCTTCCCCACTCGAGTCGGAATTGGGATGGATCTGTTGTTGGATATGCTCGCGCGTCACAACGCCACAGCGACCTTTTTTGTGCTGGGGTGGGTGGCCGAACGTCAACCGGCCATTTTGAAGCGCATTGTGGACGGTGGGCACGAGGTTGCCTCGCACGGTTATTGGCACCGCCGTGTGGTAACGGAAACCCCACAGGCGTTTGCCCTGGATGTACGTCGCGCGCGCGACGTCATTGAGCAGATCACTGGAAAGGCCGTTCAGGGCTACCGCGCGCCGAGCTTCTCCATCATTCGGGCCAGTGAATGGGCACTCGATATTTTGGCAGAGACCGGGCATCTCTACGATTCCAGCCAGTTTCCCATTCGGCGGCCGGGCTACGGTTCACCGCATGTGGCCCTCAATGCCCATCTCGTAAATACGGCGTCGGGCCCTCTCATGGAGGTACCGTTAACGGTGTGGGAGCTGTTGGGCATGCGACTCCCGGCCTCTGGCGGCGGGTGGTTTCGGCAATTTCCCGAGTGGGTCACGCTGGCGGCCTTTCGCCATTGTGCGGCCAACGGAAGAGCGGGGAACTTCTACATCCACCCTTGGGAGCTGGACGCGCAGCAGCCCAGGCAACCGGTTTCGCTTGTGACCAGCGTGCGACATTACCGTGGCATTGAGGAAACGCCTGCGCGACTGGAGCGCCTGCTTGGCGCACTCCAATTCCGCAGTATCTGCGAAGTACACAATGCGCTGTTGTCGCAGGTGATGGGAGCGCCGCGGCATGTCTGA
- a CDS encoding ATP-grasp domain-containing protein — translation MTHRPSVLITDSNLRTALYTIRSLGRSGYRVIAMSPSSAREDDLGGCSRYLAERIVCPSVVTDPEAFTEVLIREARRADVIFPIGMHSIRVVAAHLPEFASAKTLLPDLKTIDRADYAQQLLPFAASIGIPQPLQYNFEDLTGARAGAEVVRYPVIVKAGIEGAIAPSARYRIVDNMSDFVSAFETIAQISPRPIVQEIVSGRVYGYEALYQGGRMVRQFCHRRLRQYPLKGGPSTYCESVRHPEVIRLGRTLLDALAWDGLAMVEFMVDESTGAINLMEINPRPWGSMALPIVAGIDFPVLWVRAAMGEFLEQVEEFPAGVRMRLLMNDLQAVASLVPGESSWANRFALLASVCDPRVHDGILSWSDPVPSWQYVVKALRRVGRS, via the coding sequence ATGACACATCGACCGTCGGTGCTGATAACAGACTCCAATCTTCGAACGGCACTGTATACGATTCGAAGTCTTGGTCGCAGCGGCTATCGCGTGATTGCGATGTCTCCTTCAAGCGCGCGCGAAGATGACCTCGGCGGCTGTTCTCGGTACCTTGCCGAACGCATCGTTTGTCCGAGCGTAGTTACAGACCCCGAGGCATTTACTGAGGTGCTTATTCGTGAGGCAAGGCGGGCAGATGTAATATTCCCAATTGGAATGCACTCGATTCGTGTAGTCGCGGCACACCTCCCGGAGTTTGCGTCCGCTAAAACACTGCTCCCTGACCTGAAAACGATTGACCGGGCAGACTATGCACAGCAGTTGCTTCCTTTTGCTGCTTCGATAGGGATTCCCCAGCCACTTCAGTACAATTTTGAGGATCTAACGGGGGCACGAGCTGGTGCGGAGGTTGTTCGCTATCCCGTTATCGTAAAGGCTGGTATAGAAGGCGCGATCGCTCCAAGTGCCCGCTACCGGATCGTCGACAATATGTCAGACTTCGTGAGTGCATTCGAAACGATTGCGCAAATCAGCCCACGACCAATCGTGCAAGAAATCGTATCGGGTCGTGTGTATGGCTACGAGGCGTTGTATCAGGGAGGGCGGATGGTTCGTCAATTCTGTCACCGCCGATTACGTCAGTATCCTCTCAAAGGGGGGCCAAGCACCTATTGCGAAAGCGTAAGGCACCCAGAAGTCATCCGTTTGGGGCGAACACTGTTGGATGCGTTAGCGTGGGACGGACTGGCGATGGTGGAGTTTATGGTCGATGAATCCACCGGCGCGATCAATTTGATGGAGATTAATCCGCGACCATGGGGGTCCATGGCCCTTCCAATCGTTGCCGGTATCGATTTCCCTGTATTGTGGGTTCGGGCGGCGATGGGTGAGTTTCTAGAGCAGGTCGAGGAGTTCCCCGCCGGCGTGCGCATGCGGTTGCTCATGAATGATCTCCAGGCCGTCGCCAGTCTTGTCCCAGGTGAATCGTCATGGGCCAATCGTTTCGCGCTCCTTGCAAGCGTCTGTGACCCTCGTGTGCATGACGGGATCCTCTCGTGGAGTGACCCCGTACCCTCATGGCAGTATGTCGTAAAGGCTCTACGACGCGTTGGGCGCTCCTGA
- a CDS encoding PHP domain-containing protein: protein MIKVDLHLHTSCSYDSVLPPRRLVELALRNDFDVIAVTDHDTILGALRTRDAAKGRIPVIVGSEVKSTGGDIIGLFLTQEINSREPLDVINEIESQGGIAVLPHPLQGHRNLPKECLGRFSAYEAINGRSGLFSPETASGYGLPWGKLSGATALGGSDTHLANDFGRVWSLMDAEPTEEAVRDALSAGRSQAMGKVGPRRNFLISQGIKAIKTRDVGLMFRGVRRVLAGRLR from the coding sequence ATGATCAAGGTCGATCTCCATCTCCATACCAGCTGTTCGTACGATTCGGTGCTTCCCCCACGTAGACTCGTAGAACTTGCGCTGCGCAATGACTTCGATGTTATCGCGGTTACGGATCACGATACGATTCTGGGCGCGCTCAGAACGAGAGACGCGGCAAAGGGGCGCATTCCCGTTATCGTCGGAAGCGAGGTCAAGTCGACAGGCGGAGACATCATCGGACTGTTCCTTACCCAAGAGATCAATTCGCGAGAGCCACTCGACGTAATCAATGAGATAGAATCTCAGGGTGGGATCGCCGTACTTCCCCACCCATTGCAAGGGCACCGCAACTTGCCAAAGGAGTGTCTAGGGCGTTTCTCCGCGTATGAGGCCATTAACGGACGCTCGGGTTTATTCAGCCCGGAGACAGCATCGGGTTATGGACTCCCCTGGGGAAAGCTATCTGGCGCCACTGCACTCGGCGGTAGCGATACCCATCTCGCCAATGACTTTGGTCGGGTCTGGTCGCTTATGGATGCTGAACCCACGGAGGAGGCCGTTAGGGACGCCCTTAGTGCGGGACGCTCGCAGGCAATGGGGAAGGTAGGCCCCCGGCGGAACTTCCTGATAAGTCAGGGCATAAAGGCCATTAAGACCCGTGATGTTGGGTTGATGTTCAGGGGTGTGCGGCGTGTGCTAGCCGGGAGACTTCGCTGA
- a CDS encoding DegT/DnrJ/EryC1/StrS family aminotransferase codes for MQFPWRALPPAFTQAPVSALLGLLIGPKQHAHATSALPQLLLPLLGASQAVLCDSGTSALRIALQSTGRVGAVAMPGFGCFDLATAAIGAGVAVCLYDIDPNTLAPDLDSLESVLQNGASTVVAASLFGYAPPMPAIRALCDRYGAFLIEDIAQGAGASVNDMVLGSWGDAAVLSFGRGKGTGGAGGGAVVFRQPVHADRYPALGVVPSARTGLAALVAQQVLSHPMLFRLPSLLPWLQLGATVYHEPWPPTGITEAQAWLAEQSLEQQARLTAQRRAVASDIFRALKMSGNEEQAIRVLPGAQPGYLRFALHLESEGVEQLWAWGCRRSYPVALSQLPPLLPSITGQPAIPGALEAVRSIATLPTHRHVSPADLKRLEKVLSRPLRLFS; via the coding sequence ATGCAATTCCCCTGGAGAGCGCTGCCGCCCGCATTTACGCAGGCTCCCGTTTCCGCATTGCTGGGCCTCCTCATTGGCCCGAAGCAACACGCGCACGCCACTTCGGCCTTACCGCAATTACTGTTGCCGCTGCTGGGGGCCAGTCAGGCGGTCTTGTGTGACTCCGGAACATCTGCACTCCGTATTGCGCTGCAGAGCACCGGCCGCGTAGGGGCGGTGGCCATGCCCGGCTTTGGCTGCTTTGATCTTGCTACGGCGGCCATTGGAGCGGGGGTTGCGGTCTGCCTGTATGACATCGACCCTAACACGCTGGCGCCAGATCTGGACTCACTGGAAAGTGTACTCCAAAATGGCGCAAGTACCGTTGTTGCGGCCTCCCTATTTGGCTACGCACCACCAATGCCGGCCATTCGAGCACTGTGCGACCGCTACGGTGCCTTCCTTATTGAGGATATCGCCCAAGGGGCCGGGGCCAGCGTCAATGACATGGTGTTGGGTTCCTGGGGCGATGCGGCCGTGTTGAGCTTTGGGCGAGGTAAGGGAACCGGCGGCGCGGGTGGTGGAGCGGTGGTATTCCGCCAGCCAGTGCATGCCGACAGATATCCGGCGTTGGGAGTGGTGCCCAGCGCAAGAACCGGGTTGGCCGCCTTGGTGGCCCAGCAAGTCCTCAGTCATCCTATGCTCTTCCGTCTTCCGAGCCTCCTGCCGTGGTTGCAGCTGGGGGCCACGGTATATCACGAGCCGTGGCCGCCCACAGGAATTACCGAGGCACAGGCTTGGCTCGCCGAGCAGAGCCTTGAACAGCAAGCCAGATTAACAGCCCAACGGCGGGCAGTCGCCAGCGACATCTTCCGCGCACTGAAAATGTCAGGGAATGAAGAGCAGGCCATTCGCGTGTTGCCGGGAGCTCAACCGGGATATCTGCGATTTGCCCTGCATCTGGAAAGTGAAGGAGTAGAGCAGCTGTGGGCATGGGGGTGTCGGCGTTCGTACCCGGTCGCGCTCTCTCAATTGCCCCCCTTACTGCCCAGCATTACCGGACAGCCCGCCATTCCGGGTGCGCTTGAGGCCGTAAGGTCAATTGCTACTCTGCCAACACATCGCCACGTTTCCCCGGCTGATTTGAAACGTCTGGAGAAGGTGTTGAGTCGCCCCCTTCGCCTTTTCTCGTGA
- a CDS encoding glycosyltransferase family A protein, with product MVPLYNKAAYIDRCLTSILGQTGVNFEVLVVDDGSSDNGASLVLEHRDPRIRLIRQENAGPGRARNRGAEEARAPYLAFLDADDVWHSNFLSESLAFVRVHPTVAALTWGLQLEPRGVTTERQWKGSGIPEGPFRAGPNTSAAVIVSMLTVMLPSCTVHERRSFLAAGGFYDKNRCLFSEDAYLYLRLLMQHSVAFQPRPLAIRYEDASELAVQRDGMRQVEPFLLDPESIYRDTPVPMRHLLGAVLTRRALKTATVCGYWGKSAMARMLVKRFMQPQDIIARYGISALMSCVGVTAILGWTHRNVLQSLLPSGERV from the coding sequence GTGGTCCCTTTGTATAACAAGGCAGCGTATATAGACCGCTGCCTAACTTCTATTTTGGGACAAACCGGTGTGAATTTTGAGGTGCTCGTTGTAGATGATGGCTCGTCAGATAACGGAGCCTCTCTTGTCCTTGAGCATCGGGATCCTCGAATACGCCTGATTCGACAGGAGAATGCGGGGCCTGGTCGGGCCAGAAATAGGGGGGCAGAGGAAGCGCGAGCGCCGTATCTCGCTTTTCTCGACGCTGATGACGTATGGCATTCTAACTTTCTCTCTGAGAGCTTGGCTTTCGTGCGCGTGCATCCTACTGTTGCGGCGCTCACTTGGGGGCTGCAACTTGAGCCGCGTGGAGTTACTACTGAGCGACAATGGAAGGGCAGTGGTATTCCTGAAGGACCCTTTCGGGCCGGTCCAAATACCAGTGCCGCCGTAATCGTGAGTATGCTCACCGTTATGCTGCCGTCGTGCACCGTACATGAACGTCGTTCATTCCTTGCGGCAGGTGGATTCTACGATAAGAATCGATGCCTGTTTTCGGAAGATGCCTATCTCTACCTAAGGCTCCTCATGCAGCATTCAGTGGCGTTTCAGCCACGACCGCTCGCTATACGGTATGAGGATGCGTCCGAGCTTGCTGTGCAACGCGATGGCATGCGGCAGGTGGAACCATTCCTGTTGGACCCTGAAAGTATCTACCGCGATACGCCGGTGCCAATGCGGCATCTGTTGGGTGCTGTTTTGACCCGTCGGGCGCTGAAGACGGCAACGGTCTGTGGCTATTGGGGCAAGTCTGCAATGGCGCGTATGCTGGTCAAGCGATTCATGCAGCCTCAAGACATCATCGCTCGATATGGCATTTCAGCCTTGATGTCATGCGTAGGAGTCACGGCAATTTTGGGCTGGACACATCGAAACGTGCTGCAGTCGTTGCTCCCAAGCGGCGAGCGTGTTTGA
- a CDS encoding glycosyltransferase, producing MLRALLISYHFPPARTAGAQRWADFTELAGERGWEFDVVSFCLDTSEHEFAKGVRVFGVPHPDHWFSQVRRFVHLIRLKLRDNFGRNGEQGRDGVAISNSVGEQIVRREDIRWELSLDCLRRTIYAYQYYTGILPWGRRAERAARALVETNRYDVVIASGPPHFAAEIARRVASKAGLPLIVDFRDPWAQIDMMQENTASPLALILAGRLERRVISAASLVAMNTALAEKVMRGSYPNTDFITVRNGYNGDPVLPRHSQQTFVAAYAGAIYLDRDPRPLLAAVAEVVKTLELQPTDFQLKFIGEVDSFGSVPLTHLADLAGVSQYVQVLPSLPKVNLHLELASAALLVNLPQGAHLCIPSKVYEYLHFPAWILAMEPEGTATRQLLESTGTDIVLPYDVSGIARVLQEKIAAFRTGVRPKPLAQADEFSARRQAEAFFCAVEHSVLRIPQPTSVNCTSFSQELAS from the coding sequence GTGCTTAGAGCACTGCTGATCAGTTACCACTTCCCACCCGCCCGCACGGCTGGCGCACAGCGATGGGCCGACTTTACGGAACTTGCTGGCGAGCGAGGATGGGAATTCGATGTTGTTTCTTTCTGCCTGGATACCTCCGAGCACGAGTTCGCCAAAGGGGTCCGGGTGTTTGGTGTGCCACACCCTGATCACTGGTTCAGCCAGGTCAGAAGATTTGTACATCTGATTCGACTGAAGCTTCGCGACAACTTTGGCCGGAATGGCGAGCAAGGGAGGGATGGAGTTGCCATTTCGAATTCCGTCGGCGAGCAAATTGTTAGGCGTGAGGATATCCGCTGGGAACTCTCATTGGACTGCCTTCGGCGCACCATCTATGCGTACCAGTACTACACCGGAATTCTGCCATGGGGTCGACGCGCCGAACGTGCCGCGAGAGCACTGGTTGAGACGAACAGATACGATGTAGTAATCGCATCGGGGCCGCCGCACTTTGCGGCTGAGATTGCTAGGCGTGTTGCTTCAAAGGCCGGCCTGCCGCTTATAGTCGACTTCCGCGATCCGTGGGCCCAGATCGATATGATGCAGGAGAATACGGCCTCTCCACTTGCGTTAATTCTAGCTGGCCGATTGGAACGGCGCGTAATTTCGGCAGCGTCTCTTGTCGCCATGAATACCGCACTGGCCGAAAAAGTGATGCGTGGTTCTTATCCTAACACGGATTTCATTACGGTACGGAATGGCTACAATGGCGACCCTGTACTTCCGAGGCATTCTCAGCAGACGTTCGTGGCTGCTTATGCTGGCGCCATTTACCTTGATCGGGACCCGCGGCCCCTTTTGGCGGCGGTTGCGGAGGTCGTAAAAACTCTCGAACTTCAGCCAACGGACTTTCAGCTAAAGTTCATTGGCGAGGTGGATTCATTTGGAAGTGTCCCGCTTACACATCTTGCCGATTTGGCAGGGGTCTCACAATATGTTCAGGTATTGCCATCCCTGCCCAAGGTAAATCTTCATTTGGAGTTAGCCTCTGCCGCGTTGCTTGTGAACCTGCCGCAGGGCGCTCACCTCTGCATTCCCAGCAAGGTGTACGAATACCTGCACTTCCCAGCGTGGATACTCGCGATGGAACCAGAGGGCACAGCGACTCGCCAACTCCTTGAGTCAACGGGAACCGATATTGTGCTTCCTTATGATGTGTCTGGAATTGCTCGCGTGTTGCAAGAAAAGATCGCCGCGTTTCGGACCGGAGTTCGTCCGAAACCGCTGGCCCAGGCCGATGAGTTTTCTGCAAGGAGGCAAGCAGAGGCCTTCTTCTGTGCGGTAGAACATTCTGTCCTGCGGATACCGCAACCTACTTCAGTGAATTGCACGTCATTCTCACAGGAGTTGGCCTCGTGA
- a CDS encoding FemAB family XrtA/PEP-CTERM system-associated protein encodes MSDSLTVSVAGVAPQDWDAFIHSAPDASHAHRAGWGAVFREVFGHETQYWTVRDADGGIVAALPITLVRSALFGRHAVSVPFLTYGGPVGSTVGQALLVERAAAQLAKEGYPSVQLRCRREGTLPYVPHFGKVLVLLPLQPAPELQMKAFPAKLRSQLRRAAKEGATAGIGLDRVDAFHAVFAEHMRDLGTPAMPRRFFAAVARTFPEETLVATVEHEGLPIAAGFGFLWRNEFEITWASSLMRYKRMAPNMMLYWTLMEYCIGAGVQIFNFGRSTPESGPHQFKRQWTDVEEPLPWYEVGNSSAVARPQKESRHFQLAARLWQKLPLPVATALGPRIVRGIP; translated from the coding sequence ATGTCTGATAGCCTCACGGTCTCGGTAGCCGGAGTTGCGCCTCAGGATTGGGATGCCTTCATTCACAGCGCTCCCGACGCCAGTCACGCCCACCGGGCGGGTTGGGGTGCCGTGTTCAGGGAGGTCTTTGGCCACGAGACGCAGTACTGGACGGTGCGCGATGCCGACGGCGGCATCGTCGCGGCCTTGCCCATTACCCTTGTGCGCAGCGCCCTTTTTGGGCGGCATGCCGTATCTGTGCCGTTCCTCACCTATGGCGGCCCGGTGGGAAGTACGGTTGGGCAGGCGCTCCTGGTTGAGCGTGCCGCGGCGCAGCTGGCCAAAGAGGGGTACCCCTCCGTGCAGCTCCGTTGTCGAAGAGAAGGCACGCTGCCGTATGTGCCGCACTTTGGGAAAGTCCTGGTCTTGCTGCCTTTACAGCCAGCTCCCGAATTACAGATGAAAGCGTTCCCGGCCAAACTGCGCAGTCAGCTGCGGCGGGCGGCCAAGGAAGGCGCAACGGCTGGTATTGGGTTGGATCGTGTGGATGCGTTCCACGCTGTCTTCGCGGAGCATATGCGAGACCTTGGCACCCCTGCCATGCCACGCCGCTTTTTCGCGGCGGTTGCCCGCACCTTTCCTGAAGAGACGCTGGTGGCCACGGTGGAGCACGAAGGGCTGCCTATTGCCGCCGGGTTTGGTTTCCTGTGGCGCAACGAATTCGAAATCACGTGGGCGTCCTCACTCATGCGATACAAACGCATGGCGCCCAACATGATGCTGTACTGGACGCTGATGGAGTACTGTATCGGGGCTGGCGTACAGATTTTCAATTTTGGCCGTTCAACACCGGAAAGCGGACCGCATCAGTTCAAGCGCCAATGGACGGATGTGGAAGAGCCACTGCCGTGGTACGAGGTGGGCAATTCCTCTGCGGTGGCGCGCCCCCAAAAGGAGTCGCGGCATTTTCAGCTGGCGGCACGTTTGTGGCAAAAACTGCCATTGCCCGTAGCAACGGCGCTTGGGCCGCGTATTGTCCGCGGTATTCCGTAA
- a CDS encoding glycosyltransferase family 2 protein — MSSDTPLVSVIIPFRNDEATIISALDSVFQQTWPAVEVLLCDDRSDDRSVELVRERLSQNNRHETQLLLAVGAGAAAARNTAIKAMRGDYAAFLDADDLWFPQKLERCMAELLSREVQVVGHAEEWRREGHPVKVVRYRQLLSPDVPLPLSVYRQNPFSTSAIVVRREALMAAGSFDEKLPSAEDYDYWLRLVLVPGVRVSILDDVLGVYTLREGSESSRVHARHEAMLTIGARYAAIVAAGRLLPKLEHWRYRSRVRLSSGVRFFASGKRVRGLGLVAVALLLWPFRGDVVRHLLARWRSA; from the coding sequence ATGTCCTCTGATACGCCTCTTGTCAGCGTCATTATTCCGTTTCGGAACGATGAGGCTACGATTATTTCCGCGCTCGACTCGGTATTTCAGCAAACTTGGCCCGCTGTTGAGGTTTTGCTTTGCGATGACCGGTCAGACGATCGCTCAGTGGAATTGGTTAGGGAGCGGCTTTCGCAGAACAATCGACATGAGACCCAACTATTGTTGGCCGTTGGGGCGGGAGCGGCTGCTGCTCGAAATACGGCAATTAAAGCCATGCGCGGAGACTATGCTGCATTCCTTGATGCTGATGATCTGTGGTTCCCGCAAAAGTTAGAGCGGTGTATGGCCGAGTTGCTGTCGAGGGAGGTTCAGGTCGTCGGTCATGCCGAAGAATGGCGTCGTGAAGGGCATCCCGTTAAGGTAGTGCGCTATCGTCAGCTGCTAAGCCCGGATGTGCCATTGCCATTGAGCGTGTACCGCCAAAATCCCTTTTCGACGTCGGCCATTGTCGTCCGACGGGAGGCGCTCATGGCCGCAGGATCATTCGACGAAAAGCTGCCAAGCGCCGAAGACTATGACTATTGGCTCCGCCTCGTGCTGGTGCCTGGAGTCCGTGTGTCCATCCTCGATGATGTGCTCGGCGTATACACCCTTCGCGAAGGAAGCGAGAGCTCACGGGTACACGCCAGACACGAGGCCATGCTGACCATTGGGGCACGGTACGCGGCAATTGTCGCCGCCGGAAGGCTATTGCCGAAGTTGGAGCATTGGCGATATCGGTCCCGCGTTCGACTCTCGTCGGGGGTGCGATTTTTTGCGTCGGGGAAAAGAGTGCGGGGCTTGGGACTCGTTGCAGTAGCCTTGTTGCTGTGGCCTTTCCGAGGCGATGTGGTGCGACATCTGCTTGCTAGGTGGCGCAGCGCATGA
- a CDS encoding glycosyltransferase family 4 protein, translating into MSHPIRVVALIESDFVTGPAKNLIEFAKRARVRTRPIELTIVTYIRGKNQTGNAFTAAVETAGIPLFILKESRRYDRSVIPQLRAVLKTVGPDLVQTHNSKSHFLSRISGVAAKYPWIAFHHGYTTTDFKMRVYHQLDRWSLRGARHLVTVCEPFREHLATFGIDPAIITVRHNAVDPFISAADELVEKVRQFAAWKPGNLIAVSIGRLSREKGHQTLIDAVKCLPAEVRSQLTLILVGDGPEREAIKTSIGNASLEGVVYLAGHQDFTQPYLSAADFLVLPSNSEGSPNVLLEGMAAGLPCIATKVGGVPELTTDMEDALLIPPGNAQAMSLAIEKIMGDQVLRSALGSAAHERSRTFNREHYVDELSVMYEQIFEQYCSCTGH; encoded by the coding sequence ATGTCTCACCCCATTCGAGTGGTGGCTTTGATTGAATCCGACTTCGTTACGGGGCCAGCAAAGAACCTTATAGAATTTGCCAAACGGGCGAGAGTTCGCACTCGTCCTATAGAGCTGACCATCGTTACCTATATCCGTGGAAAAAATCAGACTGGGAATGCCTTTACGGCAGCCGTTGAAACGGCCGGGATTCCACTTTTTATTCTGAAGGAGTCGCGTCGATACGATCGGTCCGTAATTCCGCAATTACGGGCTGTCCTCAAGACCGTTGGGCCAGACCTCGTCCAAACACACAATTCTAAATCGCACTTTCTTTCCAGAATCAGTGGAGTCGCAGCGAAGTATCCGTGGATTGCCTTCCATCACGGGTATACTACCACTGATTTCAAGATGCGTGTGTATCACCAGTTGGATCGCTGGAGTTTGCGGGGGGCACGGCACTTGGTGACAGTATGCGAGCCGTTCCGTGAGCACTTGGCAACCTTTGGGATTGACCCTGCTATTATCACCGTGCGTCACAATGCCGTTGACCCGTTTATTTCGGCGGCCGATGAATTGGTGGAGAAGGTTCGGCAATTTGCGGCATGGAAACCCGGAAATCTTATTGCCGTAAGCATTGGCCGTCTCTCTCGTGAAAAGGGCCACCAAACGTTGATCGATGCTGTGAAATGCCTTCCAGCAGAAGTACGAAGCCAGTTGACTTTAATCCTTGTAGGAGATGGACCGGAACGAGAGGCAATTAAGACCTCGATTGGAAACGCAAGTCTTGAGGGCGTCGTCTACCTCGCAGGGCATCAAGACTTTACGCAACCATACCTGTCAGCAGCTGACTTCCTTGTGTTACCCTCAAACTCCGAAGGTTCGCCAAACGTGCTTTTGGAAGGCATGGCCGCAGGTCTGCCATGTATTGCTACGAAAGTTGGCGGAGTGCCAGAATTAACCACCGACATGGAAGACGCCTTGCTGATTCCACCAGGCAACGCCCAGGCCATGTCGCTCGCGATCGAGAAAATCATGGGTGATCAGGTGCTTCGTAGCGCCCTAGGGAGTGCGGCCCATGAAAGAAGCCGGACATTCAACCGTGAGCATTACGTTGACGAACTCAGCGTGATGTATGAGCAGATCTTTGAGCAGTATTGCTCCTGTACTGGTCATTAG
- a CDS encoding O-antigen ligase family protein — translation MSLLRVVAVAFLLFNVGRLHEAFSSFTGSLPVAKVLLALGALALAMSNPLPRIATAWTTKPAKALAAFSAAILLSVPFSYYRTESIEISLQFFLASIPIVMITVLSIRQIEDLERLFRTATAVVLVEFVLIAAGFGADISDGEGARVSLGGSYDPNDLAIVTATCLPFCVWTLRDRSFAWRAIGLVALLGGMFVVVKTGSRGGFLAVATMLTLLVLATRSFAPAWLRLAMIPAFIGAIVLAPESYRDRLLTLTALSEDYNTSAISGRQEIWKRGAVYFAKRPLTGVGIGQFQVAEGRWGADNGYERGWKWSAPHSMYVESAAELGIFGVGALLALLGSGLQFTRRTAGVGLPKAHPDKRVAAAGSALFLALCTFGVGAAFITAALSPAFMLLASLIIGFEVLVRDRRNGVMPGSVAPRSRHFVRNRFNLRPQPAVTISVTTSKLRG, via the coding sequence GTGAGTCTTCTTCGTGTTGTGGCAGTTGCATTTTTGCTCTTCAATGTAGGGCGACTGCACGAGGCCTTCTCTTCATTTACGGGTTCCCTTCCCGTTGCCAAAGTACTGCTGGCTCTTGGTGCACTAGCGCTCGCCATGTCTAACCCTCTGCCTCGAATTGCAACGGCGTGGACGACAAAACCTGCCAAAGCATTAGCCGCTTTCAGTGCGGCAATTCTGCTATCTGTTCCGTTCAGCTATTACCGCACTGAAAGTATCGAAATTTCGCTGCAGTTCTTTCTGGCGAGCATTCCAATTGTAATGATTACGGTTCTGAGCATCCGGCAGATTGAGGATCTCGAACGACTATTTCGTACCGCTACCGCTGTTGTTCTGGTAGAGTTTGTACTAATTGCTGCGGGGTTTGGTGCTGACATTTCCGACGGAGAGGGCGCTCGCGTAAGTCTCGGCGGCTCGTACGACCCGAATGACTTAGCAATAGTGACAGCAACCTGTCTACCATTCTGCGTTTGGACGCTTCGTGATCGTAGTTTTGCTTGGCGTGCCATTGGACTTGTAGCGCTTTTAGGTGGGATGTTTGTTGTCGTAAAAACTGGTTCCCGCGGGGGTTTTCTAGCCGTAGCAACTATGCTCACGTTGCTGGTGCTTGCCACTCGCAGCTTTGCGCCGGCGTGGCTGCGGCTAGCTATGATTCCCGCGTTCATAGGCGCCATTGTTCTTGCACCTGAATCATACAGAGATCGTCTACTCACACTCACCGCGCTCTCAGAAGACTACAACACCAGCGCAATCTCCGGCCGCCAAGAGATTTGGAAGCGCGGTGCCGTATACTTTGCTAAGCGTCCACTCACAGGTGTTGGGATTGGGCAATTTCAAGTTGCCGAAGGGCGCTGGGGTGCGGATAATGGTTATGAGCGTGGATGGAAGTGGTCCGCCCCGCACAGCATGTACGTGGAAAGCGCGGCCGAACTTGGGATTTTTGGTGTTGGCGCCTTGCTAGCACTCTTGGGCAGTGGACTTCAGTTTACGAGAAGAACAGCTGGCGTTGGCCTACCAAAGGCTCACCCCGATAAACGGGTTGCAGCAGCAGGGTCGGCGCTCTTTTTGGCACTGTGCACCTTTGGTGTAGGGGCCGCATTTATTACGGCGGCACTGAGTCCGGCGTTCATGCTACTGGCCAGTCTGATAATCGGGTTTGAGGTCCTTGTACGTGACCGACGCAATGGCGTTATGCCTGGCAGTGTTGCACCGCGTAGTCGCCATTTCGTTCGCAACCGGTTCAACCTGAGACCACAACCGGCCGTTACCATATCAGTGACGACATCCAAACTGCGCGGTTAA